A single genomic interval of Eurosta solidaginis isolate ZX-2024a chromosome 3, ASM4086904v1, whole genome shotgun sequence harbors:
- the LOC137244602 gene encoding activity-regulated cytoskeleton associated protein 1-like: MSAPVVQMTTEQLQSLIASVRLAAAAGGSSAATAAVQTKGSFTNCTSRFGGQRDHEAVEEFVTAIVTYKEIESISDEDALKGLSLLFYGLASTWWQGVRKEAKTWADAISLIREHFSPSKPAHQIYLEIFEDKQNDRTAIDTFVCQKRALLAQLPEGRHNEETELDLIYGLLNIKYRKVILRQDIKSFRELLEKGRIVELNNLEAEERQADSGRESKRTKRCTHCNYRGHTFEECRKRKPTKDSYN, encoded by the coding sequence ATGTCAGCACCCGTTGTACAAATGACCACCGAACAATTACAGTCACTGATCGCGTCAGTACGTTTAGCTGCAGCTGCTGGTGGTAGTAGTGCTGCTACAGCCGCTGTCCAAACCAAAGGCAGTTTCACCAATTGCACCAGCCGATTTGGTGGTCAACGCGACCATGAGGCCGTCGAGGAGTTCGTTACAGCAATTGTTACCTACAAGGAAATTGAGTCGATTAGCGATGAGGATGCACTTAAAGGACTTTCTCTGCTATTCTATGGCTTAGCATCCACTTGGTGGCAAGGCGTGCGCAAAGAAGCAAAAACTTGGGCAGATGCTATTTCATTGATACGCGAACACTTCTCGCCCAGCAAGCCAGCCCATCAAATTTATTTGGAGATCTTTGAGGATAAACAGAATGATCGCACCGCAATTGATACGTTCGTTTGCCAGAAACGTGCACTGCTCGCACAGCTGCCAGAGGGACGCCATAATGAGGAGACCGAATTGGACTTAATTTATGGTTTGTTGAACATCAAATATCGCAAGGTTATACTGCGTCAAGATATTAAGTCGTTCCGTGAATTATTGGAAAAGGGGCGTATCGTCGAACTCAATAACTTGGAGGCGGAAGAAAGGCAAGCCGATTCAGGACGTGAAAGCAAACGTACCAAACGCTGCACTCATTGCAATTACAGAGGTCACACATTTGAGGAATGTCGTAAACGCAAACCTACTAAGGACAGCTATAACTGA